The Carassius auratus strain Wakin chromosome 19, ASM336829v1, whole genome shotgun sequence genomic sequence GAAACTAGCTGAAATTCCAAACACTCCTCCAGTATTTCTACACTGAAGTCACTTTGTGGTTGAGCTGCAGGCAGAAATATACTCTCATCTGTCCAACTGAGGTCACTGCTCTATTCTATTAAAGTCCAATGACACATGATTTCAGGATTTGTCCACATATCGATTTGTCTGATTCATCATGCATGTTCTCTTTTACCAAATGATATGTACACAcagtctgacctttgacctgtagtACGTTTATCACTGTTGCTTATCAGTGCTGTAAACACGCACGAAACACAATCAGATCTCACAGTGACAATGCAAATGCTTTTCTCTCATTCACAGCGCTTCTTGAATTTCTAGTTCAATTCTGTATTCAGACGTCAAAAATTAATTTTTGCCTTTTTCAATAAATATACTACAAATAATTACTAATCAttcaaaaataatgcaaaaccATTTGAATCTAAATGTGGCTACATTTTAGATTTTGTTGCATTTCACATTATTCAGCAATTGTTCTCATTGCAAATACACATGTTTACGTTTTtcatgtaaaaacattaaaatgtatgttttaagtcACAACACTAAAGACAAAAACCATAATTTTTTCATGCACTATTTTGCTTTTAGACAAtttgaaagaaaaacataaaaaaaacttccaaaatacacatttaagtgtttattttattgcactttataggtttaaatacaataattttaaagGCCTTTTTCTCAAAAATAGGTTTTATCTCCTCTTCAGCAGCACTTACCTACACTAATACTTAGAGTTTTATAGATCTCCATATTgtgaaggtttttactgaaggGATTGTTGATATGACGTTCACCTGgttttattattacactttatctatttgcgtctgtagatttaaattacaatacattttttcatcAAAATGAGTTTTTCCTCCACTTTAGAAGCACTTACgtacaccaaaacttagagttttattcctctttattttctgaaggtttttactgtggggtttgtttatatttcattcacactgagttatacaacattttatttctaaaaacatagaaagtattttctgatttatggagcgataaaaagagaaatcctaAATTTCCTTTCTAGAAAAATCTTTAACTGTAATatgacaataaaacaaacaagaacTTTGAACCAACATTCAGCCTTATACTTTCTGGAAATATCTGCaaattaaagtgtatttaattaaaatgtccctcatttacaaatgtatttatctgttaGTTAATGTTTTTACCCTTCTTGTGTCTTGCCCTAAAGTAGATTTTGAGTCTGGAAAACATAAAGGACTTTTGTTTAACTTCATCACAAAAACCTATTTATATTTTAGTCTGTCCCAGCTGATATGAATTATCATTgagaaataaaaccaaataaacgGCGTGCTGAACATGACTGCTGTCTGAGCAAAGAGCAAACAGGTTATGTAAGCGCTGGGGGAAGGGCAGCGGAGGAACTACTTCCTGTTTTCATCTTGAGGTTCTGCTGCTGACgacaacagagagaaagacagaaagacggaTGGAGACACAGATATTTTCTATGATGTTTGTGGTCTGAGAAACAGCGAATGGTGCTGCTGTCCGTACTCGAGGAAATTCTGAGTCTGtagtcatttacacacacacatatatacatgtatagcACTTTTCCAAATACAAATTGATGCAAAGCAACAttacagaaaattgtttctacaatatatttagtagtagcttatcagtggtgactatgtCAAACTGACGTACATACAGCAAAAACTAAACAGAAgttgaacactattaacagcaatgattatatgttgcaGTCAAAACTTATCTTTACAAACTTAACttatatttgttagttctgttgttgattcagggtcagcatcatctggggtcctctgagggtcagcatcatctcttctcaggtgttctggatccagactggagcttgtgtaaatcctagttcacatcccgtggcgaaacatagaaacaaaatacagacatcattagcatagctgctgtccaaacaaactaaaatgagtttaacccaagctaaagaataggaatgcgcatttgatcagatgcaactacactcacaatttaagagatacattattcgaatgcttggcgaaagagatgtgtttttaatctagatttaaacagagagagtgtgtctgaaccccgaacattatcaggaaggctattccagagtttgggagccaaatgtgagaaagctctacctcctttagtggactttgctatcctaggaacgaccaaaagtccagcgttttgtgaccttagggtgcgtgatgggttgtagcgtggtagaaggctagttaggtatgcaggagctaaaccatttagggccttataggtaagtaatgataatttgtaactgatacggaacttaataggtagccagtgcagagactgtaaaattggggtaatatgatcatattttcttgacctggtaaggactctagctgctgcattttggacgacctgtagcttgtttattgacgaagcaggacaaccacctagaagtgcattacaatagtccagtctagaggtcatgaatgcatgaactagcttttctgcatcagaaacagataacatgtttcgtagcttgccaatgtttctaagatggaagaatgcagtttttgtaacatgtgaaatatgattttcaaaagacaaattgctgtctaatataacacccagatttctgaatgtagaggaagtaacagtacatccgtgaaaacagaaggggacctaggacggatccttgtggcactccatattttactgatgataaatgagatgacaccccatttaagtaaacaaaatggtagcgatcgaacaggtaggatctaaaccatcttagagcctgcccttgaatacctttatagttttgtaatcgatctatgagtatgtcatgatctatggtgtcgaacgcagcactaagattctCTAGCAgttcttcagctacaggtaacaactctttcagtaatttagtgggtacaggatctaataaacatgttgttggtttagatacagtgataagtttatttagctcttcctgtcctatggttgtaaagcactgcagtttatctttgggtgcgatggatgaaactgaagtgttagatgctgaagaatctacattcgctactGGATTTGTAATGTTATCTAATTTATCAGTGATAAATTAGATAACACCACAAtaacaccatatatatatatttatttatttagcactacataaaatgataCTGTTGATGTGCAAAGTCAAATAGTGGTTCAGCTGATGTTATACTAGCAGTGTACACGCACATCTCAGAAATGTTGAACACAGAAACCACAGTGGTTCATGAGTGTGTTTACGTGTGCAAACCTCCACAAACTCCATATTTGCTGTCACTGCTGTTTATGAGAAATAATTGAGCTATTCTGTGCAGGTCTTTCTGAGTtgcaagtgtgtatgtgtgtgttcctcTGGTCTCAGATGCTGCAGTCAACCAAAAATGCAGAATGCAACACTTCAGatgcagtgtgtgtttatgtcGTGCTGCTCTATATTTGCTGACTTGCACTGTGTGCCAGAAAAGCATCAACACACTGAACCAGAACCAGATGAGagaccacagacacacacacacagcctactGAGATGATAAATGTCACACTTGTGTTGCTGTGTGTGGTTTGTGCTGCACTAGAATCGACACAAACAGCAACACACAGAAATATCTGCATACCCACAAACGCATCTATACTCCGAATGATGACTGATATCTGCATGTGTCTGAATCAGATGGAGCTTCGCTGGTTTCTAGTGCATGTTTGAAATCTCCAGCTCATGCAGGTGTTGAGAATCACTTTAACTAGCAGCATTATCCATTAactagagtttgtttcttcatcaggtttgtagaaatgtagcactgcatcagtgtctcatcaatggatgctctgcagtgaatgggtgccgtcagaatgagagtctgataaaaacatcacaataatccacagcactccagtccatcagtgaacatctggagaagacaaaacctgaaacacatccagcattaagatgattttaactcaaacacatagagtctataatccataataacacttcctccagtgaaaaagtgttctggtctgaatcaggagagaaatctgcacagatcaagcagcgtttaaacagatctaaactaatctgtgagagacaacggCAGATGCACtttatcttttactttttttttattttatttttttatattaaacttgatgaagaaacacactcatcctgaGTTTTTgatgtaaacttttgacttcaactgtatttgtttagagctggatgtgtttcatcttttgtcttctccagatgttcactgatggactggagtgctgtggattattgtgatgtttttatcagactctcattctgacggcacccattcactgcagagcaaatataaatttttgcaTGCACTATTTTTTGCAAAGCCCATATAAAACACCTACACGGTGCTTATCAAATAAACTCCATATTTGCTTTATTTGGATAAATGtcctaaaaatgaaaagaaagaaactgaagAACCGTATTTACTTGTTAGAATGAATAAACATGGTCAGGTTTTACCATCAAAGCTTTCtatacaaacaaaaactttttaatttcacTCAAATGATACTTCACTACTAAtgtaaaaagttaattttttttaattagcatcaTGCTACaatttaaaagatgaatatgctaATGCAGCTTCCTATTATAGTTGGACAAACATTGGCAGTGTGTAGTTAAAGTTTGATAAGCCACAGTTTCATTGCTATATAACACTTTCTGAAATTTTTTGGCAGCCTATTAGAGGAGTTTACAGCTGGCAGAAGAGACTCTGAAATGAGGTCAGTCTCACTTCTCTTTGTCTAAAGGTCAATCTGAACAGAATCAGATTCATCATGTTCACACCTAAAGCCACATTAACACTtcgtttcatatatatatattttttttttatttaaaaaaaaaaaaaaaaaaaaaaaaaagtttacacatatGTAAAGTGAAGCAATGAAATCAAATGATGCAAACACCACATATGCATTTCTGAacgcttttttattaaaaaaacggTCAGAATATAATCTTGCTGCTCACTGGGTCAGGGCGAGCCCAGTCTTTGTGCTGGTGCATGCTGGGATAGCCCACGTGGGGCTGAAAGTCAAGTCCAGCGGCGCGCAGCAGGAGTTAGACACCAGACAACATGCTAGTGCACGCTTCAGCATCTGCGGCGGTCACAAGagcgatacgatacgatacggtACTGGATTCACCGGATCAGGAGAGCGAGACCTGCGCCGATCCCAGCGCATCCCACCACAGCCATCAAAGCACTACGAATCACAGACTCCATGTCCTCCTCGCGGAAAAACTCCACGAATCCATGCTGCGCAGACAAGAGAGACACACATTAGACCTCAAAACACTGTCAAAACTTTCTGAATGCTTGGGGTTAATGGAGATGCATGTGAGTTTAATGGCAGTCTGACTGATACACGAGCTACTGGGGTCGAGTTTCACACGTGTTGAATGGACTGAACttcacccgtgtgtgtgtgtgtgtgtgtgtgtgtgtgtgtgtgagagagagatcacACACATGAGAACAGCTCTGAATTATGCAGTGAAGGAAACACAAGCTGTTCCCATTCGAGTGTGCGTGAGATTTTCCTCTGGTGTCACTCACCCAGCTCTTGTTGTTGAGGAGCCAGTCGTGCTGTTCTGAGATCAGATAGCAGGAGATCTGCTCGGCCACGGCCTCGATGCACCGCTCTCTCTGCAGCTCCTTCAGACGCGAGCACACCGCCGCACCGAAGGCCACCAGACTCACCACACGGCCCCAGTTCGTTGTGTTGTCTTTGAACATTGACTGTGCTATAGAGCAGATGAAGCTCATGTCATCCTCTTGAGAGTCCAGCTGCAGACGCTGCACcattcctacacacacacacacacttaacatcAGCAACTCAACACACATCagacattcaaatacatttattttactttacagtcAGAGATCTCATGCATTGATCCTGACATCCAATTCAGATCAATATCTGACAGTAGCAATAAAACAGGTGGTTCACACGCCCCGCCCCCTTTTTGATTGACAGcacaatcagttttttttatgcacttagaagatagaaaaaaacaaagaaattgaCAAACATTGCTGAATATGGTATTATAAAATAACGATTCTTTAAACGTACTATGTACTAAAGAGAATGTACTAAAACAATCCGATTTCACGTCCTGTGCGATTCAGTTTCGTTCCACCCAGCACTTCTTTTGGAAACAACTCCTCTGACGCGCGCCCGGAGGCGTGTGCACGCGCTGATAAGCGGAACTTTCGCGATTCTGAGAATCGCTGAAGAACTTGCGGTTtgactagataaaaaaaaaaacacttctgagAATAAAAAACCCTCTACCGAGAAACAGGTTTAGAGGTTATTTAAGTTCAAATTacacaagaaaataataataataataataataataataataataattaaaactataaagtaaaataaaacgaCCACGTGATCAGAAAGCGATACATTCCAGGAAACTGCGTAATATTGacgttacaaacaaataaataaaactcaagaTAGTTTGAATATAGTTATGTGTTATTACTATTTCTAGAATTAGACGGTTAACTGACGTCATATGTCTCGCTGGAGTTTAAAAGTCAGACAGACGCTACATTGTTGCCAGATCCGCGGTTTGTTCCAAAAACCTGGCAACCGCACAGCTTTGTTTGGGGATTACAGAGAGTGCGCATGCGCTCCTCTTACCTTTATACGCGATCTCGTGCTTTAAGAGAACGCCCGCGACAACGCGATTCATTGTCGGTAACGCGTGATGCTGCTTCCGGTCCCGCGGACACATTCCCGTGTACGTGCGATAGAAGTCCAACAGAAGCTGTCTTGTGTCTCGGTCCAGCTCGGAACCGAGCTCCTGCGTGTCCGGTGTGTTCGGTAGAGATCCGTCCGCCGCGGAAACAAAGCGTCCATCCAGCTGGAGTCCTTTCAGGCCGTTCGTTCCCGGTCTTAACGGCTTCATCGTGGCGTCGGTTTCATCCGCGCACCCGTCAAGTTCGTCCTCGGGCCGCGCTTTGAGTGCGGGCGCGGGCACGAGCGCCGTGTGCGCGCCGAGTAGACCAACCGTAGCCGTTCTTCTGATCAAACTCAAAGTCATATTCCCGATCACGACGCGATATAGTAGCTTAAACACGACCTAGACTATTAAGATTAGAGCTTCGAGTTGTTTTGAGCTCTGAAGGTTATAGTTTAGTATGTAAAGGTTATAGTGCAGGTCGACACTCGCCCAAGAGTGAAGCGGAAGTAGATACAAAGCTCAGCTGCTTATAGTGAGGTCTACGTGACGTATTTTTTCCGGTCACCGCCCTTAAATCCTTATATGGATGGACTTCCTTGTGGACTCTTCGAGTTATTTCGAGCTGGCTGTGGGTGAAATTAGCTTTCCCTACCGCACACAAATAATCCGTTAAGAATAAATAACGCGTTATattcgttatatatatatatatatatatatatatatatatatatatgactgttgTGATAGATTCAtctcgattaatcgcatccaaataaaagtttttgtttacatactatatgtgtgtatatttattctgtacatataaatacaaacacatgcatgtatttaaggaaaatatttatatattaaatataaaataagaatttaaatgtatatacatctAGAAAACTTTtctttaatatactgtatgtctgtgtatttatatatacataataaatacatatattatatatctcGATTAATAGTTTGGCAGCactgatatatatacacagacatacACTGCTAgtcaagtttttgaacagtatgatctttaatgttttctttaatgaggtctcttctgctcaccaagcctttatttatttgatacaaagtaCGGCAAAAActaatatttggaaatattttttacTAGTTTTCTAGTTTAGATCAGtatatagaatgatttctgaagatcatgtgacactgaagactggaggaatgatgctgaaaatacagatgtgcatcacagaaatacattacactttaacacggattcacataaaaaaaaaaatagatatatattttacatagtaacaaatgttaaaaatgtctttgatgtattttggatcaaataaatgcagccttgctgagaagaagagacttctttaaaaaaacataaaaaatcttagttAAACATTTTTTGACTGGTAATACacactttttatgttttgtttatgttaaaactgtgtctattttctttttttaatattactttcCCTATATAATTTCACTTATTTACACACATtgtaaacactttattttttgaacatttaaaatacttattattattattattattattattattcttcatgACCCACTGATTTGAAATGATTCTTTCCTGTAAGTATTTTGAGTAAAGACCTCTAAACTTCTGTCACTAGTGACCTCTGCTGgacataataacaataacagaTTAATGGAATGTTCAGAATTATTAAAGAGAGATCTCAAGAGCGAAGCTTaacttaaatgtaacattttatttcaaattctacctttcacacacaaacactgtagATTTGATAACATCAGCACGTCCGCTATCTTTATACATCACTCTATTCACTGTACAGCAGCATACATTAATACAtctacacaatcacacacacatccCTTCAAAATCTAATTagtctatatatacacacatacagtgctGTGAAAAAGGTTTTGCCCCCttccagtttttaatgttttgcacACGTCACATATGAATCGCTGCATGATTTTTaagttgaataaatgtttttttttttttttttttttttttaaccactggTAAAATGACCATTGTTTCTAAAGTCAATGATCAATCATGTTAAATATTAGTGTTTTCAATATTGACCAAAAAAAATAGATTATGATTTTTGGCCTTTTCGACCAGCCCTGACATAAAATCctatttattttcagataaaaTATGATCGATTTTAGCTGCACTGATCACTTTGTCACGTGATCAAAGTGATACGCTGCAGCATTAAAAGAAACATCAACCAATAGGAATGCGCTATCTGTGTGATTGATCgacggctcaaccaatcagagcgaGGATTTCTGCGCGGTGTGGGCGTGACCTCCCCGAGTCGCACTCGGGATCAGATAAATCACGATTCCTTTCTGTTCATCTATCAACATAAGCAAATACCACTAAAATCACGAATGCGTTTCAGAATGACTCGTTTATTAAACTCGTGCGGGGTTTGTGCTGTTTCTTTCAATGATCGGTACCTGCTTCTCTTCTTCAGACTCCAGCTCCAGAGTGTCTGGATTCTCTGACATGATTCCCGCGAtacaaacactgaaaataaaaccGGTCCTCCGTCAACAAATACGAGATTTTAACGCAGCAGTCGCGATTATTGGAGATTTATTGCAGCAATATTCCCTCAACACCGAAATAGTGAATGATGCATCTGACGTAAGCAGCCATGGGCGGGACTCAGTGTGGAAGCGACCAATGAGAGCGCGGCGAGATAAAGTAGTACATATAGTTTAAGATATACGACTTTTATATGATAGTTAAAGCAATTACACTTTACTGTGTGCACACGAATCGGAAAGTTACAGCGgaataaatataattaactaACTAAATATAATATACCAGTTCTGGGTATAAAAGGATTTGGCATAAATGCACCGCGTGATATCGCGGTTAAACGCTTCTCATTTGTTTTAGTCAAAACATACAAGCTTGTACATACAACACACATCTGAATCCAAAACTTATCGACATGTTTtggaatttaattatatatatatatatatatatatatatatatatatatatatatatatatatacacacacacacatatatatatatatatatatatatatatattagttaaattaactcacGAAATTGGTGAATTACAGCTCCGAGATTATCGGGATTTACAGCTTTTTGTATTTAACACAATCGTATGGAATGACTTCAAAGGAAATAAATCTACTAAAACTGACTTTTTAAACGAAATAGTCACCTGTTATTATGAAATCGTTACAGAAATGCCTGACACGTCGACTTGTGGgttcatataaaatgtattaaacgtCAGATCACGTTTATTAGGTCAGATTTTAAGGAAGTGATGAAGTCTCCGGTTTGTGTATCCTGGATCCGGATGACGTCGGTGGACGGAACAGGTGCGCACGTTCAGTCCGCGTCgagagctctgattggttgagagACGCTCGAGTGTATCCTGATTGGCTGAGCGGTCATGGGGCGTGTCCACAGGTGAGTGCTGCGCTTCTAGCGTACAGGGAAGTGAACAGTTCAACAGACAAACATCTCACACTGGACgtcattatacatttataaactgGCAGATGTGGTGAGTTAGAAtggtttaatttgttatttattttgttacccTAATACAAATGTAgagaaataaataagattttttcCCCTAGAATAATTGTTTATCTACCTGCTTTAGTGTTTATGGAAGTCTAAGGATTTCTTAAAACCTGTAATGCTAAATAAGGCATTTGGAGGGTAAACTGAACTCCTAAGGAGTGATTTCTAGGTGATGTGATTGGTAAAGATGATGTGGATGTTGGTGAAGGTATTATTAGCAGGGAGGAATGACCACACTGACCAAGAGGAACCGGCGCGCTGAGGCTCCAGCGGAGCGATGGAGTAATGctgaggagaaggaggagaaaacaGACGGCACGGATGAGGAACAGGACACCGACTCCAAATCACTGAGACTCACTCTGATGGAGGAGATTCTGCTCCTGGGGCTCAAAGATAAAGAggtttcagaaacacacacacacacacacacacgcacgcacgcacacacacacacacactcgtctggTAAGACTGGTCAGGTAGTCGTTCAGTCCTGGAGCTCATGCAGTGTTGTGTAATGGTTGAAAATGCTACTCGTGTTATTCTGCAAAAATCAGGTTCAACCGGTTATAAGCGTCTCAAATCTCTTTTCAGCTGAAGTGAGTGAAGTCGAGCTGCTCTGTTTGACCAGAGATCATTATAAAACCACACAAGAGAGAATGGAGATTTACACACGACGAAATACACTGCCAAAAATGAACGTTGGATCTGAAAACAATTCAAatgtcagaaagagctttattgctaAGTATGTTTACAAACACGAAGAATTTGAATTGAGCTTCCAGTGCAGAAGAAAATATCAGTGCAGTATCCAGTGCAAAATGAACATTATTGTGGAGACATACATAGGCATAATAACACTAATATAAGAAAACAGAACATTAAATAATGCACTATATGCAGAAGGagaaatatagagaaaaaaacatgtaattgtattaattaatatatagatATGTTATATACAAGTTACAGTTTGTGTAGTTTCTAATAGTAAATACTGATTATAAAATTAACTAGACAGACAGTGTGGTTTAATGGTTTAAGTTTTTCACTTTTCAGTTTGTATTGCCATTTTGGGTTCACGGTTTCTGTTTGGTTCGGTATTGGGTGGAGGTAAGCTTAAtgtgatcatcaatcataactccaaggcttctagctgtttttgaaggagttatggttgatgtgcctaacttcatggtgaaattgtgatggaacgatgggtttgctggaatcacaagcagttctgtcttggcaaggttgagttgaaggtgatggtccatcatccagtaagaaatgtctgttagacaagctgagatgcgaatagctaccgtcggatcatcaggagggaatgagaggaagagttgagtgtcatcagcatagcagtggtatga encodes the following:
- the LOC113119765 gene encoding induced myeloid leukemia cell differentiation protein Mcl-1 homolog, whose protein sequence is MTLSLIRRTATVGLLGAHTALVPAPALKARPEDELDGCADETDATMKPLRPGTNGLKGLQLDGRFVSAADGSLPNTPDTQELGSELDRDTRQLLLDFYRTYTGMCPRDRKQHHALPTMNRVVAGVLLKHEIAYKGMVQRLQLDSQEDDMSFICSIAQSMFKDNTTNWGRVVSLVAFGAAVCSRLKELQRERCIEAVAEQISCYLISEQHDWLLNNKSWHGFVEFFREEDMESVIRSALMAVVGCAGIGAGLALLIR